A window of the Schistocerca nitens isolate TAMUIC-IGC-003100 chromosome 5, iqSchNite1.1, whole genome shotgun sequence genome harbors these coding sequences:
- the LOC126259406 gene encoding bromodomain-containing protein 3-like, whose protein sequence is MQPIESLPHSNREANSSKQDVKEPPPREEVRIEPVNGVVQPPVHPPPDRPGRVTNQLQFMLKAVLKAVWKHQFAWPFHQPVDAKKLNLPDYHKIIKQPMDLGTIKKRLENNYYWSGKECIQDFNTMFTNCYVYNKPGEDVVLMAQTLEKLFLTKVAALPKEEVELDPPPPKGVKGKKGRTAGATGQRGRPSSSAASATVSSSISSSAATSQAAASSAPPAASSTGSAHLPLVTRAPSTVPGSTATTTVPITSGLSHGTHNSLPKQVAAPTSGYIAQPAVMSQMDSQPQTAASIQSQPAAVVPPTPPAKVKKGVKRKADTTTPSASSYDPIYQPAEPKATKMASRRESGRPIKKVVKDLPLSQAPRQDDVLPFHQATVPHAASGVSSIVKTKDKLSDSLKACNEILKELFTKKHSGYAWPFYKPVDAELLGLHDYHDIIKKPMDLGTVKQKMDNREYRTAAEFAADVRLIFTNCYKYNPPDHDVVTMAKKLQDVFESRYAKVPPDPVGGTKMETASSQSSDSESSSESSSESSDSEAERVRKLALLQEQLKAMQDQMRKLVEESSMKRNKKKKDEKEKKKKKPDKHAPVAKETRPLPVAEPVVPSIPSAPLGTADVKPPPELHHTAPKPAVPLTPAPAPVVPAPAPAKATKGRAVRGAGKAPAASAPSRRPKANSRSARGKKKASAAPAPLAFESEDEDSAKPMSYDEKRQLSLDINKLPGDKLGRVVHIIQSREPSLRDSNPDEIEIDFETLKPSTLRELEAYVASCLRKKPHKKVAGKSKDEQMAEKQQELEKRLQHVSGQLGSAKKNAKKDEHKSLDVGGPTSNLSQSSSSSSDSDSSTSSLSSSSSDSSDSEGGFPGYLRGGKHKKTKKEGHQNLQKPASEAPAAPESSVMPPVTNLSMSTTGQTIPQNLARKPPTPVNNATTSNQQAAPVTDPLATVDKQQPSNILPHLVRPPMISPTSAKKVNPGFSNTAKPNIPISDAASAVPVAEEPLSSIMTSPIVPVSDTSLPIPVTSDYDKTAVSQPVSVPLMNTSPTNPLSQFSQNITQTSNITHTSQTGIYPSFDMNMTMSSPNINSQQHSTNGYPHIANMSAMPSVKMEPQTSPLVNFNHSNSLNMQTAMPSIFDPLPVTNMPPAAPDHLPKKEDKPNASSLPQSHVNKPMNDSLMNHIVKAEKKISPEPTKSPVSNFASAFKTTSLKNSSSWSSLAQASSPQNIAAPKSSSIKTTVKESFQAFKKQAKEKKDREQAFKEQEELRRHKKEQAEKERMRQENEKRKEHDDDSLEKSRKTSDNQVSRQEEMKPIDDTEGANHQSVDKAAAERERQRLREQERRRREAMARQIDMNMQSELMAAFEESL, encoded by the coding sequence ATGCAGCCAATAGAATCACTGCCTCATAGTAACAGGGAGGCAAATAGCAGCAAACAAGATGTGAAGGAACCACCACCTCGGGAGGAGGTTCGCATTGAACCTGTAAATGGCGTCGTCCAGCCTCCCGTTCATCCACCACCAGATCGGCCGGGCCGTGTCACAAACCAGCTGCAGTTCATGCTGAAAGCAGTATTGAAGGCAGTATGGAAGCATCAGTTTGCATGGCCTTTCCACCAACCAGTGGATGCGAAGAAGCTGAATCTTCCAGACTATCACAAAATCATCAAACAACCAATGGATTTAGGAACAATCAAGAAGCGTCTCGAGAACAATTACTATTGGAGTGGGAAAGAGTGCATCCAAGATTTCAATACTATGTTTACAAACTGTTATGTTTATAACAAACCTGGTGAAGATGTAGTTCTCATGGCACAGACATTGGAGAAGCTCTTCTTAACAAAAGTGGCTGCATTGCCAAAAGAGGAAGTTGAACTGGACCCTCCACCACCTAAAGGAGTCAAAGGGAAGAAAGGCCGAACAGCTGGTGCAACAGGTCAGCGTGGAAGACCATCTAGCAGTGCAGCTAGTGCTACTGTAAGTTCCAGTATATCAAGTTCAGCTGCCACAAGCCAGGCGGCTGCATCTTCAGCACCACCAGCAGCTAGTTCCACCGGTTCAGCACACCTTCCCCTAGTGACAAGAGCACCCTCAACAGTGCCCGGCAGCACAGCGACAACCACTGTTCCTATAACAAGTGGATTGTCCCATGGTACACACAATTCACTTCCAAAGCAAGTGGCAGCACCCACCAGTGGTTACATTGCACAACCTGCTGTGATGTCTCAGATGGACAGCCAACCACAAACTGCTGCATCTATACAGAGCCAACCTGCTGCAGTTGTTCCACCAACACCACCTGCCAAGGTGAAGAAAGGAGTGAAGAGAAAGGCCGATACGACAACACCCAGTGCGAGTTCTTACGATCCCATATATCAGCCGGCTGAACCGAAAGCAACAAAGATGGCATCGCGGAGAGAATCAGGACGGCCAATCAAGAAGGTAGTGAAGGATTTGCCACTCTCACAAGCACCACGGCAGGATGATGTTCTTCCTTTCCATCAGGCAACTGTTCCACATGCTGCTTCAGGTGTAAGTTCAATAGTGAAGACTAAGGACAAATTGAGTGACTCTCTAAAAGCGTGCAATGAGATATTGAAAGAACTTTTtacaaaaaagcattctggttatgCTTGGCCATTTTACAAACCAGTTGATGCGGAATTGCTTGGTTTGCATGATTACCATGACATCATTAAGAAACCAATGGATTTAGGCACAGTAAAGCAGAAAATGGACAATAGGGAGTATAGGACAGCAGCTGAATTTGCTGCTGATGTTAGGTTAATATTTACAAATTGTTATAAGTACAACCCACCAGATCACGATGTAGTTACAATGGCAAAGAAATTACAAGATGTGTTTGAATCAAGGTATGCGAAAGTTCCACCAGATCCTGTTGGTGGTACAAAAATGGAAACTGCTTCATCACAGTCGTCTGATTCAGAATCTAGTTCAGAGTCATCTTCAGAATCATCTGATTCAGAAGCTGAAAGAGTTCGAAAGTTGGCACTTTTACAAGAGCAATTAAAGGCAATGCAAGATCAGATGCGAAAGTTGGTTGAAGAAAGCTCAATGAaaagaaataagaagaagaaagatgaaaaagagaagaagaaaaagaagccaGATAAGCATGCACCAGTTGCCAAAGAAACCAGACCTTTACCTGTTGCAGAACCTGTAGTACCTAGTATCCCAAGCGCTCCTTTAGGAACAGCTGATGTGAAACCACCGCCTGAGCTACACCACACTGCCCCTAAACCAGCCGTGCCGCTTACTCCAGCACCTGCACCAGTTGTTCCAGCCCCAGCGCCTGCCAAAGCTACTAAAGGAAGAGCAGTACGTGGAGCGGGAAAGGCACCTGCAGCCAGTGCTCCGTCTCGACGGCCTAAGGCAAATTCTAGGTCAGCTAGGGGCAAGAAAAAGGCTTCAGCTGCACCTGCTCCCTTAGCATTTGAGTCAGAGGATGAGGACAGTGCAAAGCCAATGTCTTATGATGAGAAGCGCCAGTTGAGTCTTGACATAAATAAATTGCCTGGAGACAAGCTGGGACGTGTTGTGCATATTATACAGTCTCGTGAACCGTCATTACGCGATTCAAATCCTGATGAAATTGAAATTGACTTTGAAACATTGAAACCATCCACACTTAGAGAGCTCGAAGCATATGTTGCATCTTGTTTGAGAAAAAAGCCTCACAAAAAAGTCGCTGGAAAGTCAAAAGATGAACAGATGGCAGAAAAGCAGCAGGAGTTGGAAAAGAGGCTTCAGCATGTATCTGGACAGTTAGGTTCAGCTAAAAAAAATGCCAAGAAGGATGAACACAAATCTTTGGATGTAGGAGGACCAACATCAAATCTTTCACAGTCAAGTTCGAGTAGTTCAGATTCTGATTCAAGTACATCTAGCCTTTCTAGTAGCTCTTCTGACTCAAGTGACTCAGAGGGTGGTTTTCCTGGGTATTTAAGGGGAGGGAAGCATAAGAAAACAAAAAAGGAAGGTCATCAGAATCTGCAGAAACCTGCGTCTGAAGCACCTGCTGCACCAGAAAGTTCGGTGATGCCACCAGTTACTAATTTGAGTATGTCAACCACAGGACAGACAATTCCTCAGAATTTGGCTCGGAAACCACCTACGCCTGTTAATAATGCCACCACTAGTAATCAGCAGGCAGCACCTGTCACAGACCCTTTAGCGACAGTGGATAAGCAACAACCATCTAATATTTTGCCTCATTTAGTTCGGCCTCCAATGATATCCCCCACATCGGCAAAAAAAGTGAACCCAGGATTCTCCAACACAGCCAAGCCCAACATTCCCATTTCTGATGCTGCTTCTGCTGTTCCAGTTGCAGAAGAGCCCCTTTCCTCAATTATGACATCACCTATTGTACCAGTGTCAGACACCTCATTACCTATTCCTGTCACCTCCGACTATGACAAAACAGCTGTGTCACAACCTGTGTCAGTACCACTGATGAATACTTCACCAACTAATCCACTTTCTCAGTTTTCCCAGAACATAACACAAACCTCAAATATCACTCACACATCACAGACTGGTATTTATCCTTCATTTGATATGAATATGACCATGTCTTCACCTAATATAAATTCGCAGCAGCATTCCACCAATGGTTACCCTCACATTGCCAATATGTCAGCTATGCCATCTGTTAAAATGGAACCCCAGACCTCACCTTTGGTAAATTTTAATCATTCAAACAGCCTTAATATGCAAACTGCCATGCCATCAATATTTGATCCCCTCCCTGTTACAAATATGCCTCCAGCTGCACCAGACCACCTCCCAAAAAAGGAAGATAAACCAAATGCTTCATCTCTACCTCAGTCTCATGTAAACAAACCCATGAATGACAGTTTGATGAATCACATTGTGAAAGCAGAAAAGAAAATATCCCCAGAACCTACAAAATCTCCTGTATCTAACTTTGCTTCTGCTTTTAAGACTACAAGTTTGAAAAATTCAAGTTCATGGTCGTCTCTTGCCCAAGCTTCATCACCACAAAACATTGCTGCGCCTAAATCATCATCCATAAAAACTACAGTGAAGGAAAGTTTCCAGGCCTTCAAGAAAcaggcaaaagaaaagaaagataggGAACAAGCTTTCAAAGAACAAGAAGAACTTCGTCGCCATAAAAAGGAACAAGCCGAGAAAGAGAGGATGAGGCAAGAAAATGAGAAAAGGAAAGAACATGATGACGATTCACTAGAAAAGTCAAGAAAAACCAGTGATAACCAAGTTTCTCGACAAGAAGAGATGAAACCTATTGATGACACTGAGGGTGCAAATCACCAGTCTGTGGACAAAGCGGCTGCTGAAAGGGAGAGACAAAGATTAAGGGAACAGGAACGGCGCCGCCGAGAAGCAATGGCTAGGCAGATTGACATGAACATGCAAAGTGAGCTAATGGCTGCATTTGAGGAGTCATTATAA